Below is a genomic region from Phalacrocorax carbo chromosome 10, bPhaCar2.1, whole genome shotgun sequence.
GCCAGGTCTTCGTACCGCACCAGCATGTACTTGCCCTTGAGCCATGGTGGCCGGTTGAGGCCAGTGGACACGGAGTTCCAGAAGTCCTCGCACACCGTAGTGAGCTGGGTCACGTCCAGGTTGTATGGCTTCCTGCCAGTGCCATCCCAGATTCTCCACAGCCGGTAGGTGTCCCGGAAAGTCTCACTCCGGGATGCCAGGATCCCCCGCGGGTCCCTCACCAGCTGGATAACCTTCAAGTTCAGCCGTGGATCCTCCACCAGGGCCCGGAGGTCGCTAACCTCGGGCACCCGCACGGTTTTGATGGCCACATGCCCATGCTCTTTGCAGGACTCAGTGGCCAGTGTCAGGTTCAAGGTACCGCACTTCTTCACACAGTCTCCCTCCTCCAGGTGGAGGTCAATGGCTCCCAGGGACTCGCAAACAGGCGGCGAGCACAGGGCCTTGCTGGCTCCCCTGCGGAAGAGGCGGTCGGTGGTGTGGTTGACTGGCTGCGGTTTGATGTAGTTCTCCAAGAAGTAGAGGTCGCAGTCATAGAGGCTCCTCAGCAGGTCTCGGCTGGCCCCCAGCATGACCCGCCTGTCTGTTGTACTCTTGCTCTGGGTCAGCTTTGGGATCAGGGTGTACTGGACATGGTAGAGGGGCTCAAATAAATAGAAGACATCAAAGTGCTGGTTAAACAGCTGCCCAACAAATGAGGAGCCACTGCGGGTTGTAGCGAGGATGAGGACATGTGTCTTCCTGGAGAGGTTATACGCAAAAGTGGGGCTCTCGTCACACAGCCTGTCGGCCGCATCGCTGTCCTGGCTCAGGCTGCAGTTCATGGGGttggggatggggcagctgTGGAAGGACTTGGCGGTGAAGGTCCGGATTGCCGTGTACTGGATCGCAATGGATGCCAAGGCTAGTAGGAGGACAGCCTTCCAGGAACATTGCATGGCTGGTCACCTTCATGGAGTGTCTTCACAGATCGTCTCAGTATCTGCAACCCAACAGAGAAGTCATGGGTTGAGCAAGGACTGCTAAGGAGGACCCAATTACCCTACTGCTGGGTGTACCAGCAAGCACCCTCCCACAGCGCCTGTACTTCAGCCATAACCACGTGGACCCCAGTCATGTGCTGCAGAGCcccatttcagaagaaaggagGACCAGCCAGAGGCTGGCAAGCCTGGAGAGACACTTCCAGCCAGGACTTAAGCCCCAGGGACTGCTTCCTTCCAGGCTGGGGGTGTATGCAAATCCTGTGCCCCACAGATCACCCCAGACCCTGTGACCCAGGCAAGGGGGTGTTAGAGCCCAGTGGCCACCCAGTCTGTGTATCTCCAACCAGCTGCTGCaaaccctcctccccagctgccctgggagTCACTTGTCACCCCATCAGCCAGTGCCTTCGACACCCAgtgcagggaaggggcaggggatGGTGCCTGGAGAGGCTCGTCTCCAGCCTTCCCAGCCAGCTGGCAGGACAAGGCATGGCCCATCCAGGCCAACAACCTCCTGCTTGGGAGAACAGCAATGGCTCTCCTGGAGCTGCAAACCGCTTTGCTTACAGGTCCACCAGCCAGGCCAGCTCAGTCAGCCACCCTCCAGGGATGAGCAGCAGCctgagctctgcagctggagtCAGAGCTACGTCCCAGCTGCCAGCCCCGTGTGCCCTCAGCGCTGAGCTCTGGTGCTGGCCAAATCCTGCTCAGCTCTGGGATTcagccccctccctgctgtTCTGAGCACCAGTTAGTAACACTACAAAGGAGGAGGCATGAGAAACTGCATCCTCTCCGTGTTCTGTTGGCAACGGTGCCGTGGCAGGAGCCCTGGGCAGCAGAGATGGGTGCAGGGAAGAGCAGGGCTGCAACTGCACACGCCAGCTTTAGTCTAGTGGTGCTAACCCCGGCCTTTCTGCTGCCCGCACGTGAGTGAGGGTAGGGAATGCTCGGATGGGGTGCTCAGGGACGGTTACGTGAAGAGCCCCCCTGCCATGCCTAGGGAGCTGCGGCATTGCTGGGAGGGGATATAACCATGCTGGTGCTTCAACATCTACCCCCGTTCACTAACCAAATACCATTCACAGGCTACCCTGCTGCTCTCCAAAGCACAGGGCTTCACATCCATGTGCTATTGCTCCCCAAGGCCagtggggcggggaggggggggggaaagcaggAGATAGCAGACTCATCCCAGAAACCCCAAACGAGCCAAAACCCCTGTGCAGGGAAGACACCCCAGTATTAGCAATGACTTTGAAGCTCCCCTACACTCACGTTCCCTTGCCCATCTTCCTCCATGTCCCCTACCCTGGTGTGGTGCATTCACCTGTACACGCCTCTCCAGCCACCTGCCCACCCTCCTCAGGCAAAACCAAGGGCACAGACACAAATATCTCTGCTTCGCACCCAGCAAAGCCCTTCCCAGAGCATCATCGCCACCGTTGCTTCTTCTTCTCCACTCCTCTCACACTCCCTGTGTGTCCCCAGGAGAGCACCAAGCCAGCCCCAAGGCGGCTGCGGGTGGGACCAGCAGAGCCGCTGCTGAGGTCTCTGAAGGGGCCAAAGGACCAGCAATGGATTTCAGCACGTGAGGCCTGTTCAAGCCCAGACCACACTGAAATCCCTGTCAGGCCTGGGATGGTGCAACTCTCCTGGCGTGCACTCCCTGCAGAGCCCGTGACAGCTGGCACGGCATGTTGTTCCCGTCTCCTCAAATAGCCCTGCTCCCCAGAGAGACCCTGGCACCCCGTGAGTGATGCTGGGAGCCAGGAGGGCTGCTCAGACCTGCAAGTGAGTTGAAAaacctccttcctttttttttttgttattattatttttattatttaccaGTTGCCCCAGCTGCTCagtgcaggcaggaggctgcagggactACCAACTCCAGGGACCAATTGCCAGGAACGGGGTTTTTTCCACCCCACTATTCAGAGCAGGACCTCAGCATGGGGCCTCTGGCACAGCTGCTGCGGGCCACCTCCCGCCAGCCAGTGCCATGTCTGTGCACGAAAAGCCATGTTTTAGACCCAAAATGGTGCTTCGATTAAGGCTTGCTTTCCCCTGGGCTGCCGCCTGCCAGGGATGCGGCACGTGGCTAGGGACAGAGGTTGCAGATGCTTGGCTATTGCTGCTCCTGACCCAGGGCTACCtaccctgcagcagggagaccTGGCCCCAGTGTCCACATGGGATGTTCTATCCCTTGGATAAAGTGTTTTTTACAGGTCTGTTAAGtcagggcagggcagagggtCCCCGCTGGCCCAGGTGGCTCAGGTATGCTCTCTGGGTGGGAGCCGCAGTGGGAACGCTTTCCTGCTCTCTAGTGATGACCAGCCACACTGCATCATTCACACACAACCTCAACTTCTATTCCTTGCTTGCTGGACACTGGAGCAGATGTGACTTGGATCGTCCCAGGATGTGGCAGAAACCCGCTG
It encodes:
- the CHST1 gene encoding carbohydrate sulfotransferase 1, coding for MQCSWKAVLLLALASIAIQYTAIRTFTAKSFHSCPIPNPMNCSLSQDSDAADRLCDESPTFAYNLSRKTHVLILATTRSGSSFVGQLFNQHFDVFYLFEPLYHVQYTLIPKLTQSKSTTDRRVMLGASRDLLRSLYDCDLYFLENYIKPQPVNHTTDRLFRRGASKALCSPPVCESLGAIDLHLEEGDCVKKCGTLNLTLATESCKEHGHVAIKTVRVPEVSDLRALVEDPRLNLKVIQLVRDPRGILASRSETFRDTYRLWRIWDGTGRKPYNLDVTQLTTVCEDFWNSVSTGLNRPPWLKGKYMLVRYEDLARNPMKKTEEIYDFLGIPMDSNVERWIQNNTRGDRSSSKHKYGTVRNSAATAEKWRFRLSYEIVAFTQHACQQVLAQLGYKTAGSEEELKNLSMSLVEERDFLPFS